The nucleotide window GGTGACAAAAATAGTGATGCCATTGTCGGCGGCTTCGTAAATCAAATCCCAAAACTGACGGCGTGTGATGGGATCTACACCGCCGGTAGGTTCGTCTAAAAAAACAATGGCGGGGTCGTGCAAAACAGCCACCGAAAAAGCCATTTTTTGTTTCCAGCCCAGGGGCAGCGAACCCACCAATTTTTTGGCGTGCGGCTGCAAGTTGAGTTTTTCAATCAGCATTTGGCTTTTGCTTTTGATTTGCGCATCAGATAATCCGTAAATGCCGCCGAAAAATTGTATATTTTCTAATACCGTCAAATCTTCGTACAAAGAAAACTTCTGACTCATATAGCCAATATTTTTTTTAATCTGCTCGGTTTGGGTATAAATGTCAAAGCCCGCAATAGTGGCATTGCCGCGCGTGGGCTTCGACAAGCCGCAGAGCATCTTCATCGCGGTGGTTTTGCCTGCACCATTCGCTCCCAAAAAACCAAAAATTTCGCCCGCATATACTTCAAAAGTGATTTCGTTGGTGGCAATAAAATCACCGAATTGTTTGGTGAGTTTTTCCGTTTGAATAACGATAGATGCTGTGTTCATAATTATTTATAAATCAGATGTTTGCGAATGGAGCATTAACTCAATAAAACAATCCTCAATGCCGGCAGATATGGCTTGTATTTCAGCCTCTCGGATTCCTTCATTTTCTAACAGTTGCAATAGTTGATGAGGCGTGGTAGAGTCGGCAAAAGTGATATGGTGGTGTTCGCCGAAAGAAAAAGCACTGTAAATAGAGGGATTGCTTTTTAAATACTTCAGCAAAGCACTCATATCCTTGCTTTTGATAGCAAATAAAGGACGAGAAAAACCAGCTACGATAGCGGCAGGTGTATTTACTTTCAAAATATCGCCGCTTTGAATTAGAGCGATGCGCTCGCACAAGCTCGCCTCGTCCATATAAGGTGTAGAAACCAAAGTTGTAATTCCCTCTTGCCGAATGTGTTGCAGCATTTCCCAAAATTCCTTGCGGCTTACAGTATCTACACCGGTGGTGGGTTCGTCTAAAAACAGCACTTCGGGGCGATGAATCAAGGCGCAACACAAGGCAAGTTTTTGTTTCATACCGCCCGACAATTTACCAGCTTTTCTTTTTTTAAAAGGCTCTATCTGCACATAAATATCGCGGATAAGGTCGTAGTTTTTTTCTACACTCGTATTGAAAACAGTGGCAAAGAAGTTTAAATTTTCTTCCACGGTCAAATCTTGGTACAAAGAAAATTTGCCCGGCATATACCCTACTTTTTTGCGTATGGCTTTATAATCTTTCACCACATCGGAGCCGTTCACGATGGCTTTACCGCTATCCGGCAGCAGCAAAGTGGTGAGTATGCGAAACAAAGTGCTTTTGCCTGCTCCGTCAGGTCCTATCAGCCCAAACAATTCTCCTTTTTCTACCGAAA belongs to Sphingobacteriales bacterium and includes:
- a CDS encoding ABC transporter ATP-binding protein, which encodes MNTASIVIQTEKLTKQFGDFIATNEITFEVYAGEIFGFLGANGAGKTTAMKMLCGLSKPTRGNATIAGFDIYTQTEQIKKNIGYMSQKFSLYEDLTVLENIQFFGGIYGLSDAQIKSKSQMLIEKLNLQPHAKKLVGSLPLGWKQKMAFSVAVLHDPAIVFLDEPTGGVDPITRRQFWDLIYEAADNGITIFVTTHYMDEAEYCHRISMMVDGEIKALDTPTQLKKQFNAATMDDVFYQLARGAKRGE
- a CDS encoding ABC transporter ATP-binding protein, coding for MASDVLLENISKTYPKNQTAAVRNISFSVEKGELFGLIGPDGAGKSTLFRILTTLLLPDSGKAIVNGSDVVKDYKAIRKKVGYMPGKFSLYQDLTVEENLNFFATVFNTSVEKNYDLIRDIYVQIEPFKKRKAGKLSGGMKQKLALCCALIHRPEVLFLDEPTTGVDTVSRKEFWEMLQHIRQEGITTLVSTPYMDEASLCERIALIQSGDILKVNTPAAIVAGFSRPLFAIKSKDMSALLKYLKSNPSIYSAFSFGEHHHITFADSTTPHQLLQLLENEGIREAEIQAISAGIEDCFIELMLHSQTSDL